A region of Methanocorpusculum labreanum Z DNA encodes the following proteins:
- the ppk1 gene encoding polyphosphate kinase 1, which translates to MGKIQKSGKTDKNKYLKKSTRFPKESGRYFNRELSWLKFNERVLYEAENTDNPLLERVTFLGIVAGNLDEFFMVRVPAYQKGATYSADEFSEVIGSSTQLEMIYSRVIVLMRHMAQVWNSDLLPKLAAEGIFFIRYSECTDEEKKAFKQEFEAEEFTILRGDRFSDIHHDEYLRGFAMLVQTNKGRAVIPVQRIIDERGRIVPVGVRKNTFIFREDILRKHIPSLFPDETVYAVMTVRLTRDSDLDLKGDDADDLISAIIDAPKTLAKRLPSRLETLDTMPFGYMAPLVDALSLVPELVYDMEAPLGLADLKDFPVKRPALKFPTYTASLPSGLSGKIFSAIARRDRFMFTPYNSFDGLIRFMNAAAEDPTVIKIQMTLYRLGSESPVIDALLAAAKNKKDVTAVVELKASFDEETNFRWATKLKEGGVNVIMGYPGVKVHAKCCLVTRIENGQIVRYANISTGNYNAKTAKIYSDISIFTADEDICTDAAALFSMFSGSVPAPAYRRLIVSPHSMNAQLIAKIMREAEVSGKQGRIIMKMNTLTDREIINALYAASEMGVQIDLAVRGVCMLRPGVPGLSETIRVISVVGRFLEHARFYYFENSGDPELYIGSPDMMPRNLHRRIEILCPILDKRIKKVFIQKLIPEFMYDSVKGHTLDAYGRYHPPERKPGNLSSQQKFIAMQKVWR; encoded by the coding sequence ATGGGAAAGATACAGAAATCCGGTAAAACAGACAAAAACAAGTATCTGAAAAAATCCACACGCTTTCCCAAAGAGTCGGGCAGATATTTCAATAGAGAATTATCCTGGCTCAAATTCAATGAAAGGGTATTATATGAAGCGGAAAATACCGACAATCCTCTTCTTGAACGGGTAACATTTCTTGGGATCGTTGCTGGAAACCTGGACGAATTTTTTATGGTCAGGGTGCCTGCCTATCAGAAAGGTGCTACCTACTCGGCCGATGAATTCAGCGAAGTGATCGGGAGCAGCACGCAGCTCGAGATGATCTATTCCCGTGTGATCGTTCTGATGCGTCATATGGCGCAGGTCTGGAACAGTGATCTTTTGCCGAAACTTGCCGCCGAAGGGATATTTTTCATCCGGTATTCGGAATGTACCGATGAAGAGAAGAAAGCCTTCAAACAGGAGTTCGAAGCCGAGGAGTTCACCATTCTCCGCGGCGACCGGTTCTCAGATATCCATCACGACGAGTATCTTCGCGGATTTGCCATGCTGGTTCAGACAAACAAGGGCAGAGCAGTCATTCCGGTTCAGCGGATCATCGATGAGCGGGGGAGGATCGTTCCGGTCGGCGTGAGGAAAAATACCTTCATCTTCCGCGAAGATATCCTGAGAAAACACATCCCGTCTCTGTTTCCCGACGAGACCGTATATGCCGTAATGACGGTCCGTCTGACGCGTGATTCCGATCTGGACCTCAAAGGCGATGATGCCGATGATCTGATCAGCGCCATCATCGATGCACCGAAAACCCTGGCGAAACGGCTGCCGAGCAGACTTGAAACGCTCGATACGATGCCGTTTGGCTATATGGCCCCCCTGGTGGATGCCCTCTCGCTGGTTCCCGAACTGGTGTATGATATGGAGGCACCCCTTGGTCTCGCCGATCTGAAAGATTTCCCGGTCAAGCGTCCGGCCCTGAAGTTTCCAACCTATACGGCGTCACTTCCCTCCGGTCTTTCGGGAAAGATATTTTCCGCGATCGCCCGCAGGGACCGGTTCATGTTCACGCCGTACAACAGTTTCGACGGACTGATCCGTTTTATGAACGCGGCGGCGGAGGACCCCACGGTCATTAAGATCCAGATGACGTTGTATCGGCTGGGTTCAGAATCGCCGGTGATCGATGCTTTGCTGGCTGCGGCAAAAAATAAAAAAGATGTCACCGCCGTTGTCGAACTGAAAGCAAGTTTTGATGAAGAGACCAACTTCCGGTGGGCAACAAAACTCAAAGAAGGCGGGGTCAATGTCATTATGGGATACCCGGGTGTCAAAGTCCATGCAAAATGCTGTCTGGTGACCAGAATCGAAAACGGGCAGATCGTCAGATATGCCAACATCTCGACGGGAAACTACAACGCCAAGACCGCAAAGATCTACTCGGATATCTCGATCTTTACTGCAGACGAAGATATCTGTACCGATGCCGCAGCATTGTTTTCGATGTTTTCCGGCTCAGTTCCTGCCCCCGCATACCGGCGTCTCATCGTCAGTCCCCACTCGATGAACGCGCAGCTTATCGCAAAAATCATGCGTGAAGCAGAGGTTTCCGGAAAACAGGGCAGGATCATCATGAAGATGAATACTCTCACCGACAGGGAGATCATCAATGCGTTGTATGCAGCTTCGGAGATGGGAGTTCAGATCGATCTCGCGGTACGAGGGGTCTGCATGCTCAGGCCCGGCGTTCCCGGTCTGTCCGAAACGATACGCGTTATCTCCGTTGTCGGCCGGTTTCTGGAACACGCCAGATTCTATTACTTTGAAAACAGCGGCGATCCGGAATTGTATATCGGCAGTCCCGATATGATGCCGAGGAACCTGCACCGGCGTATCGAGATTCTCTGCCCGATCCTTGACAAACGGATAAAGAAGGTGTTCATACAAAAGCTCATCCCCGAGTTCATGTATGATTCGGTGAAGGGCCATACGCTCGACGCCTACGGCCGCTACCATCCGCCGGAACGAAAACCCGGCAATCTGAGTTCCCAGCAGAAGTTTATCGCCATGCAGAAGGTATGGAGATAA
- a CDS encoding HdeD family acid-resistance protein, which produces MTSVILIEQELNPNAWKFQILKAVIFVLFGIFCLVFPFSSLNLGAYLVAFILLFVSIAALFSGFAAFGEPKTTWWMIVLGIIGIIIAAYSFLNPAFMITFGTICVGIIALLSGLTDIILAFGKGLSAGIRVLTFILGVITLIIGLIFLLKPGIGAELLILLVGIFLILGGVVALIEGIMFKKFMSEVTN; this is translated from the coding sequence ATGACAAGTGTAATTCTGATTGAGCAGGAGCTCAATCCAAATGCCTGGAAATTCCAGATCCTCAAAGCAGTCATTTTTGTTTTGTTTGGTATCTTCTGTCTGGTCTTTCCGTTCTCGTCTCTCAACCTGGGTGCCTACCTGGTAGCATTCATCCTGTTGTTTGTATCGATCGCTGCATTGTTCTCCGGGTTTGCCGCATTCGGCGAGCCGAAGACCACGTGGTGGATGATCGTGCTTGGTATCATCGGTATCATAATAGCCGCCTACTCCTTCCTGAACCCGGCGTTTATGATCACGTTCGGCACGATCTGTGTAGGAATCATCGCTCTTCTCTCGGGTCTGACCGATATCATCCTTGCATTCGGCAAGGGACTCTCCGCAGGTATCCGTGTTCTGACCTTCATTTTAGGAGTGATCACTCTTATTATCGGTCTGATCTTCCTCCTTAAGCCGGGAATCGGTGCCGAATTACTTATCCTCCTTGTGGGTATCTTCCTCATCCTCGGCGGCGTTGTCGCTTTGATCGAAGGAATCATGTTCAAAAAATTCATGTCCGAAGTGACGAACTGA
- a CDS encoding MerR family transcriptional regulator, whose translation MAENTKKIAEIAVILGIDEQTCRTIAKEYDEILPCKKIGKVNVYEDNTVDRFRKIADLQAQGLPKEVIIPAIRGGKSLQERAIEDMKKMGVDISNEPKKEAPKPIPRSETEEELILAVRSAESSIAAMEHRLSAFREKSADDTAAILDAVSSVSAEVAELKAQVHTLWDQIAALEEFLRASQNKSFWKR comes from the coding sequence ATGGCGGAAAATACCAAAAAAATAGCCGAGATCGCAGTTATTCTCGGTATCGACGAGCAAACCTGCCGGACGATCGCAAAAGAGTATGATGAGATCCTTCCCTGCAAAAAAATAGGGAAAGTCAACGTGTATGAGGACAATACCGTCGACCGTTTCAGAAAGATCGCCGACCTTCAGGCACAGGGACTCCCCAAAGAAGTGATCATCCCGGCGATCCGCGGAGGAAAATCCCTGCAGGAACGGGCCATCGAGGATATGAAAAAGATGGGGGTGGATATCTCTAACGAACCAAAAAAGGAAGCACCAAAACCCATTCCCCGTTCCGAGACGGAAGAAGAGTTGATCCTCGCCGTTCGATCCGCCGAGTCAAGCATTGCCGCAATGGAACACCGCCTCTCCGCCTTCCGGGAAAAATCCGCTGACGATACCGCCGCCATTCTGGATGCGGTGTCTTCTGTCTCTGCAGAAGTTGCCGAATTAAAAGCGCAGGTCCACACCCTCTGGGATCAGATCGCAGCCCTGGAAGAATTCCTTCGTGCTTCCCAGAACAAATCCTTCTGGAAACGCTGA
- a CDS encoding YigZ family protein, protein MGVREAAAVRLDEKKSKFYAHLYEIDSVEDVSVIRDIHEKLYKKAAHHCYAVVCGTYADSRADGEVGSPGRVLAEILERNNLSNHVLIVSRLFGGIKLGPAGVARAFREAGNGAVTEYLERRKAL, encoded by the coding sequence ATGGGCGTCCGCGAAGCTGCTGCCGTCAGACTGGATGAGAAGAAATCGAAGTTTTACGCACATCTTTACGAGATCGATTCAGTGGAGGATGTTTCAGTTATTCGGGATATCCATGAAAAACTCTACAAAAAAGCCGCCCATCACTGTTATGCGGTCGTCTGCGGAACGTATGCCGACAGCCGGGCGGACGGCGAGGTCGGATCTCCTGGAAGGGTCCTTGCCGAGATTTTAGAGAGAAATAATCTCTCCAATCATGTTCTGATCGTCTCGAGACTGTTCGGCGGGATCAAACTTGGTCCGGCAGGTGTTGCCCGGGCTTTTCGCGAGGCGGGAAACGGGGCCGTTACCGAGTATCTGGAGAGAAGAAAGGCATTATAA
- a CDS encoding DUF5591 domain-containing protein, whose amino-acid sequence MRPPEDPEDLTDPPFYLPQFEEAYQYIINEYYIAPRDIAVFIPCAVRKPYSTSPSHKLFHALFNEVFPDKAKYHVVIFGTCGTVPAELELMYPFAHYHYMLGNVKDQKIKDDFLRIETARLAGYLEKTKDTYTHRIAYCIGLFRKAMEAAVLQTGIPVEIYPTNPMIDKLYDADCPFPEGSLSMQEYLNEFRTALCEMRDR is encoded by the coding sequence ATGCGCCCGCCTGAGGATCCAGAGGATCTGACAGATCCGCCGTTTTATCTGCCGCAGTTCGAGGAGGCATATCAGTACATCATTAATGAATATTATATTGCTCCGCGGGATATCGCGGTTTTTATCCCTTGTGCGGTACGAAAACCCTACAGTACGAGTCCGAGCCATAAACTGTTTCACGCATTATTCAACGAAGTATTTCCCGATAAGGCAAAGTATCATGTGGTGATTTTCGGGACATGCGGGACGGTTCCTGCCGAACTTGAACTGATGTATCCGTTCGCACATTATCATTACATGCTTGGAAACGTAAAAGATCAGAAGATCAAAGACGACTTTCTGAGAATCGAGACGGCACGTCTCGCCGGTTATCTGGAAAAAACAAAGGATACCTATACACACAGAATAGCCTACTGTATCGGTCTGTTTCGAAAAGCGATGGAGGCGGCCGTTCTGCAGACCGGCATTCCCGTCGAGATCTATCCGACAAATCCCATGATCGACAAACTCTATGATGCCGACTGTCCGTTTCCGGAAGGAAGCCTTTCCATGCAGGAGTATCTGAACGAGTTCAGAACTGCGCTCTGCGAGATGCGGGATCGATAG
- a CDS encoding PspC domain-containing protein, whose protein sequence is MVLETFHRSQTDKLLGGVCGGVAEYINAPTWLVRLIWVVLTFIPYLTVPSILIYILMWIFVPLGPKALDPNVIDAEFEVKE, encoded by the coding sequence ATGGTACTCGAAACATTTCATCGGTCCCAGACCGACAAACTTCTTGGCGGCGTCTGCGGAGGGGTTGCTGAATATATTAATGCCCCAACGTGGCTTGTCAGGCTGATCTGGGTAGTTCTGACGTTCATCCCGTACCTGACCGTCCCAAGTATTTTGATCTACATTCTGATGTGGATTTTTGTCCCGCTTGGTCCAAAAGCCCTTGATCCAAATGTGATCGACGCAGAGTTCGAAGTAAAGGAATAA
- a CDS encoding HesA/MoeB/ThiF family protein: MNERYARQEALLGKMGQDKLEDTTVFIAGAGGLGSPASMYLAAAGIGNIRICDMDVIELSNMNRQILHTEERIGTSKAESAKKTLEHLNPECSVTAFSERIDDTSVLRLIEDADIIVDCMDNFDARFTLNKAALDLDIPLMHGAVAGFTGQATLVLPGKTPCLSCIFQNAKTTTKTPVLGACAGVIGSIEAAEVVKYLTGTGSTLAGKLLLYDGAENTMEIFTVKKSPRCPMCATL, translated from the coding sequence ATGAATGAACGATATGCCAGACAGGAAGCCCTTCTTGGAAAAATGGGGCAGGATAAACTTGAGGATACTACCGTTTTTATCGCCGGTGCCGGGGGACTTGGATCTCCCGCATCCATGTACCTTGCCGCGGCAGGGATCGGCAATATCCGAATCTGCGATATGGATGTGATCGAACTCTCGAATATGAACCGGCAGATCCTCCACACCGAAGAAAGAATTGGGACCTCCAAAGCGGAATCTGCGAAAAAAACCCTTGAACATCTCAATCCCGAGTGCAGCGTCACGGCGTTCTCGGAAAGAATCGATGACACTTCTGTTCTCCGGCTGATAGAGGATGCCGACATAATAGTCGACTGTATGGATAATTTCGATGCGAGATTCACGCTGAACAAAGCGGCTCTGGACTTAGATATCCCGCTGATGCACGGAGCGGTCGCCGGATTCACCGGGCAGGCGACCCTGGTCCTCCCGGGAAAAACCCCATGCCTCTCCTGTATATTTCAGAATGCCAAAACCACGACCAAAACGCCGGTGCTTGGGGCATGTGCCGGAGTGATCGGGAGTATAGAAGCCGCAGAGGTCGTAAAGTATCTCACCGGGACCGGCAGCACGCTTGCCGGAAAACTTCTCCTCTACGACGGGGCGGAAAACACGATGGAGATCTTTACCGTGAAAAAGAGTCCACGCTGCCCGATGTGCGCAACCTTATAG
- a CDS encoding TfuA-related McrA-glycine thioamidation protein, which translates to MWRLNVVVFIGPSLDLAAAKSILPDAVFLPPVKRGAAAAAAENADIMVIIDGVFFQDEAVGHRELLGVMKSGVKVYGSSSMGALRASELDTLGMIGVGKIYHQYKSGEIIADDEVGLVYDTETGIALSEPMVNMRASFSKAFEKSVITGEEEKSLLKACKAIYYPDRTYRRVIKDADISAETKETLLSWIKDNAVDQKRLDALECLNTVRALL; encoded by the coding sequence GTGTGGAGATTGAACGTCGTCGTCTTCATCGGACCCAGTCTTGATCTGGCAGCCGCCAAATCAATTCTTCCGGACGCGGTCTTTTTACCGCCGGTAAAACGCGGAGCAGCTGCCGCCGCGGCAGAAAACGCGGACATTATGGTCATCATAGACGGCGTCTTTTTCCAGGACGAGGCAGTAGGTCACCGGGAACTTCTCGGCGTTATGAAATCCGGCGTGAAAGTCTACGGCTCCTCCTCGATGGGGGCGCTACGTGCCTCCGAACTGGATACACTTGGAATGATCGGTGTTGGCAAAATCTATCATCAGTACAAATCCGGGGAGATCATCGCCGATGACGAAGTCGGTCTCGTGTATGACACGGAAACGGGTATCGCCCTCTCCGAACCGATGGTGAACATGCGGGCGAGTTTTTCCAAAGCATTTGAAAAGAGTGTTATCACCGGCGAGGAGGAAAAATCGCTTCTCAAAGCATGCAAAGCGATCTATTATCCCGACCGGACATACCGGCGGGTCATCAAGGATGCAGACATCTCCGCAGAGACAAAAGAGACGCTTTTGTCCTGGATCAAAGATAATGCCGTTGACCAGAAACGGCTCGACGCTCTTGAATGTCTGAACACCGTGAGGGCTCTCTTATGA